The genomic stretch AGTGGAACCACTCGAGGGGCCGCGATCGCACCTCGGCTTCCAGCAGGTCGGCGTAGGCCTGCGCGGCCTCCCGCACGACCTCGCGGCGGCGCTCGCGGCTCGCGGCCGGCAGCGGCAGGGGGCCGCGCAGGGCGAAGTGGTACTGTCGCGGTGCGCGCCGCGCCGCGAAGAAGACATACAGCGGCGCCCGCGCGACCAGGGCCAGCATGAACGGCGCCTCCGGCAGGCGCACCTCGTGACCCGCGAAGCGCACGGGCAGCCCCTCCCGGTCCTCGCGCCAGTCCAGGTCGCCGGCCATGGAGACGAAGCCGCCGGAGCGCAGGAAGGCCGCCCCCTCGACGAGATCGAAGGGCGAGCCGCCGTCCTCGCCCACGACCTGCAGGCGGACGCCGCTGGCCGCGAGGTCCTCCTTCTGCAGGCGCTCGATGTCCTCCTTGGCGCGCCGGCCGACGTAGAGCATCAGGCGCAGCTCGGGGAGGGAGCGCCGCAGCAGGCGCGCGCCCATCTCCCAGGCGCCGAGGTGCGACATGAGGAGGATGCCGCCGCGTCCCTCGGCCAGCGACGCGTACAGGTGCTCGCGGCCTTCGAAGGTGAAGCGGATGGCGTCGCCGCTCTCGAGCAGCAGGCGGTCGAGGTAGACCGTGGTGAACGTCTGGAACTGCCGCCAGGCGCACCACCAGGCGTGCCAGCGGCCGCGGCCGGGGAACAGGGCGCGGTAGAACGCGGCGCTCACCGCTGCGCGGCGGGGGAAGAGCACGAAGTAGCCGGCGGCGACCACGCGGGCGGCGACGCCGAAGAGCCAGGCGCCGAAGACCCGCGACGCGGCTGCGAGGAGACGATAGAAGAGACGCGGCACGCCCCGGAAGACGCGGCGCACGATCAGGCGGGCGAAGGTGTCCGAGTTGCGGCAGAAGTCCACGAAGGGCCGGAAGTGCGAGATGCGCTCGGCGCCGAAGTAGCGCACGCTCACCGGCGTCTCGATCGCCGGCAGCCCGGCCCAGGCGGCCTTGACCAGGACCTCGACCTCGAACTGGTAGCGCCGGGCGCGCAGCTCGAGGGCGAGGACCTCGGGGAGGGGGTAGATGCGCAGGCCGCTCTGGCTGTCGAGCACCCGGGGGCCGCCCGCCGCGCGGACCCAGAAATTGGAGAAGCCGCGCCCGAAGCGGCTGGTCCACGGGGCGCCCTCGCTCGCCATCTGCCGGCGCTGGCCGACGACGATCGGCCGTTGCCCGGCCGGGATGGCCGCGATCAGGCGCGGGATGTCCGCCGGGTCGTGCTGGCCGTCGGCGTCGAGCGTGACGGCCCAGTCCGCGTGCTCGGCCGCGGCCCGGAAGCCGGTGAGCAGCGCCGCGCCCTTGCCGCGGTTCACCGGGTGCCGCAGCAGGCGCACCTGCGGCAGGGCCTCGATGCCGTCGACGCCGCCGTCCGTGGAGCCGTCGT from bacterium encodes the following:
- a CDS encoding glycosyltransferase, with the protein product MRLAVVVPVYNHGRTAREVVRAAAALGWPVWVVDDGSTDGGVDGIEALPQVRLLRHPVNRGKGAALLTGFRAAAEHADWAVTLDADGQHDPADIPRLIAAIPAGQRPIVVGQRRQMASEGAPWTSRFGRGFSNFWVRAAGGPRVLDSQSGLRIYPLPEVLALELRARRYQFEVEVLVKAAWAGLPAIETPVSVRYFGAERISHFRPFVDFCRNSDTFARLIVRRVFRGVPRLFYRLLAAASRVFGAWLFGVAARVVAAGYFVLFPRRAAVSAAFYRALFPGRGRWHAWWCAWRQFQTFTTVYLDRLLLESGDAIRFTFEGREHLYASLAEGRGGILLMSHLGAWEMGARLLRRSLPELRLMLYVGRRAKEDIERLQKEDLAASGVRLQVVGEDGGSPFDLVEGAAFLRSGGFVSMAGDLDWREDREGLPVRFAGHEVRLPEAPFMLALVARAPLYVFFAARRAPRQYHFALRGPLPLPAASRERRREVVREAAQAYADLLEAEVRSRPLEWFHFSRFLGPPLAAPPADPPPGARIRPA